The Streptomyces sp. NBC_00435 nucleotide sequence ACTTCCTCGGCCGCATCGCGCTCGTCCGCGTCGAGCAGGGCGAGCTGCGCAAGGGTCAGACCGTCGCGTGGATCAAGCGTGACGGCACGATCTCGAACGTCCGCATCACCGAGCTGATGATGACCGAGGCGCTCACCCGCAAGCCCGCCGAGGTGGCGGGCCCGGGTGACATCTGCGCGGTCGCCGGTTTCCCCGACATCATGATCGGCGAGACCCTGGCCGACCCGGAGAACCCGATCGCGCTCCCGCTGATCTCGGTCGACGAGCCGGCGATCTCGATGACCATCGGTACGAACACCTCCCCGATGGTCGGCCGCGGCGGCAGCGGCAAGGGCGCGGACGCCAAGTCCGCGGTCAAGGACCGCAAGGTCACCGCCCGCCAGGTCAAGGACCGTCTGGACCGCGAGCTGGTCGGTAACGTCTCGCTCCGCGTGCTCGAGACCGAGCGTCCGGACGCCTGGGAGGTCCAGGGCCGTGGTGAGCTCGCGCTCGCCATCCTGGTCGAGCAGATGCGCCGCGAGGGCTTCGAGCTGACCATCGGCAAGCCCCAGGTCGTCACGCAGGAGATCAACGGCAAGGTCCACGAGCCGGTCGAGCGCATGACGGTCGACGTCCCCGAGGAGCACATGGGTGCGGTCACGCAGCTCATGGGCGTCCGCAAGGGCCGCATGGACAACATGTCGAACCACGGCTCCGGCTGGGTCCGCATGGAGTTCGTCGTCCCGTCGCGCGGCCTCATCGGCTTCCGTACCGAGTTCCTGACCGGTACGCGCGGCACGGGCATCGCCCACTCGATCCACGAGGGCCTCGAGCCGTGGTTCGGCCCGCTGGTGACCCGTAACAACGGTTCCCTGGTCGCCGACCGCTCCGGGTCGGTCACGCCGTTCGCGATGATCAACCTGCAGGAGCGCGGCGTCCTGTTCACCGAGCCCGGTACCGAGGTGTACGAGGGCATGATCGTCGGCGAGAACTCGCGCGCCGACGACATGGACGTGAACATCACCAAGGAGAAGAAGCTCACCAACATGCGTGCGGCTTCGGCGGACAACACCGAGAACGTGGTGCCGCCGCGCAGGCTCTCCCTGGAGCAGTCCCTGGAGTTCTGCCGCGACGACGAGTGCGTCGAGGTGACCCCGGAGGCCGTCCGCATCCGCAAGGTCGTCCTGGACCAGAAGGACCGCTCGCGTACCGCCTCGCGCGCCAAGTCCGGCAAGTAGTCGCGTAGGACCCGGATCACATCCGGGTCCTCGTCGAAGCCCGGTTCAACGAGCAGCCCCTCCCGTCACGGTCTCCGTGACGAGAGGGGCTGTTCACTTTTGTCAAGCGGATTGTTTCGATCCGGTGTCCGCGGTGTCCGCATACCGACCGTGACACTCCGGAAGAAGTGCTAACAGTCCGTTTCGTTCATGTCTGTCTCCTATCCGTTTGTCCGGATTTCGGGTTTTAGCCGTAGTGCGATGTTGTGAAAACGAGACCACTTAAGTGTGGTTTACGGTCAAGGCGTCCCTGAGGATGGCTCCATTGAGCTCGGGTCAATGGGTCACACGCTGTGGGGAGCGTCGACTCACGAGCACACTCGGGGCACTGGTTCCTTATCGCCGTCAGGGGTGTCGGCGAAACGCAACTCGTGCCCTTCACATCAGACAGTGGACTCATGAGGAGGAAACCCATGCGCGGTGCCAAGAGCGCCAAGTGGGTAACGGGCGCGATTGTCGTTGCCCTGGCTGCGACCGCTTGCGGTGGCGGCGGCGGCAAGGCGGCGGCCGGCAAGGGTGAAGTCGACCCGAACGGCATCTACTCCGTCGAGGTTGGCGAGCCGGAGAAGCTTCTCCAGCCGGCCGACACGATGGAGTCCAACGGCTCGATCGTCATGTCGGGTCTGTTCTCCCAGCTGGTCGACTACGACGCCGACGGCAAGATCGTCAACGTCAACGCCGAGTCGGTCAAGTCGGACGACAGCAAGCTGTGGACCGTCAAGCTCAAGCCGGGCTGGACCTTCCACGACGGCACCAAGGTGACCGCCGAGTCCTACGTCAAGGCGTGGAACTGGGCCGCGAACATCAACAACAAGCAGGGCAACGCGTCCTGGTTCGCCGACATCAAGGGCTTCGACGCCCTGCACCCCGAGGCCGAGGGCGCCAAGCCCACCGCCGAGGCGCTCGAGGGCCTGAAGGTCATCGACGAGAACACCTTCACCATCGAGCTCGCCAACGCGGTGCCGTACTTCGAGTACAAGCTCGGCTACGAGGTCTTCTCCCCGCTGCCGGAGTCCTTCTACAAGGACCCCGCCGCCGCCGGTGAGAAGCCGGTCGGCAACGGCCCGTACAAGTTCAAGTCGTGGGAGCACAAGAAGCAGATCGAGCTCACGCGCTACGACGACTACAAGGGCGAGAACAAGGCGAAGAACGGCGGCGTGATCCTCAAGAACTACGCCACCCTCGAGACCGCCTACGAAGACCTGAAGTCGGGCAACGTCGACGTCCTGCGCCAGATCGCCTCGAAGGACCTCCCGGTCTACCGTGCCGACCTCGGTGACCGTGCCGTGGACCAGGCCTACTCGGCGATCCAGACGCTGGCCGTCGCGTTCTACGCCGACCAGTGGAAGAACCCGAAGCCGGTCAACCCGAAGGTCATCCAGGGCCTGTCGATGGCGATCGACCGCGCCACCATCACCAAGACCGTGCTCCAGGGCACCCGTGACCCCGCCACCGGCTGGGTCGCCAAGGGTGTCCTCGGCTACACGCCGGACGGCTCGGGTGACGTCGCCAAGTTCGACCCCGCGAAGGCCAAGGCGCTCATCGCCGAGGGCGGCGGCGTCCCGAACAACGAGATCTCCATCCAGTTCAACTCGGACGGCGGTCACAAGGAGTGGGTCGAGGCTGTCTGCAACAGCATCACCCAGTCCACGGGCGTCAAGTGCACCGGTGACGCCAAGCCGGACTTCCAGGCCGACCTCCAGGCCCGTAAGTCCAAGCAGGTCAAGTCGTTCTACCGCTCCGGCTGGGTGCTCGACTACCCGGTGAACGCCAACTTCATCAGCGACCTGTTCCGTACGGGCGCCGGCGGCAACCAGGGTGGCTTCACCAGCCCCGAGCTCGACGCGAAGATCGCCGCGGCGGACACGGCCAAGACCCTCGACGAGTCCGTGAAGGCCTACCAGGCCATCGAGAAGGACCTCGTCAACTACATGCCGTCGATCCCGCTCTGGTACTACAAGGTCAACGCGGGCTTCTCGGAGAAGGTCCAGAACGTGAAGTACGCCCAGGACGGCGACCCGATCCTTGAGGGTGTCGAGGTCAAGAAGTAAGTCCCACCGCGTAATTCCTTTCGACGGATGTGGGCCGGCGGGGAGCCGGCCCACATCCGGGCCTACATGCAGCGCCCGGGGGGCCCTTTCGCGACGCAGTGACGGAAACGTCACGCGCGTGCGTGGCGAAAGGGCCCGTCCGGCTGCGCCTGCCGCATCTTCTACGGAGGCATGATGGGGCGCTATGTCGCACGACGACTGCTCCAGATGATCCCGGTCTTCTTCGGGACGACCCTGCTCATCTTCTTGATGGTCTACAGCCTGCCCGGCGACCCCGTGGCCGGACTCTTCGGAGACAAGGGCGTAGACCCCGCCACGTTGGCGAAGCTCAGGCACGAACACGGCCTGGACCTGCCGCTGTACCAGCAGTACTGGAACTACATATCGAACATCCTGTTCCACTTCGACTTCGGCCAGCAGATCCGCAGCGGCCGTGAGATCACCGATGTTCTCGGCGACGCGTTCCCGGTCACGGGCCGCATCGCCCTGCTCGCGTTCGTCATCGAGCTGGTGCTCGGCCTCGGCCTCGGCATCGCCGCCGGCCTCAAGGCGGGCAAGCTCGTGGACAACCTCGTGCTGATCCTGACGCTGCTGATCATCTCGGTCCCGGTGTTCGTCCTCGGCTTCGTCATCAAGACGGTGTTCGCCTTCCAGCTCGGCTGGATCACTCCCAACGTGAGCAACTACCCCACGTGGGACGAACTCCTGGCGCCGGCCGTGGTGCTGGGCTCGCTGTCCCTCGCCTACGTGGCCCGCCTGACCCGTACGTCGATCGCGGAGAACCTGCGTGCCGACTACGTGCGCACGGCCGTGGCCAAGGGTCTTCCGAAGCGCCGCGTCATCGGTGTGCACCTGATGCGCAACTCGCTGATCCCCGTGGCGACCTTCCTCGGTACCGACATCGGCGCCCTGATGGGCGGCGCCGTCGTCACCGAGCGGATCTTCAACGTCAAGGGCGTCGGCGGTCTGATCTACGACTCCCTGGCCCGGCGTGAAGGTGCGACCCTCGTCGGCGTCGTCACCATCCTGGTCGTGGTCTATCTGCTCGCCAGCCTGCTCGTCGACCTCCTCTACGCGGTCCTGGACCCGAGGATCCGGTATGCCTGATATGACCAAGACCGAAACCGCGACGGCCGAGGAGAACTCGGCCCCCGTCGCCCCCGTAGCGGCGCAGAAGCCCGAGAAGGCGCGCAGCCTGTGGGGGGACGCCTGGGCCGACCTGCGGCGCAACCCCTACTTCCTCGTCTCCTCGGTGCTGATCTTCTTCCTGCTGCTGATCGCCGTCTTCCCGAGCCTGTTCACCAGTGCCGACCCCACCAAGGGCGACCTGGTCAACCACTTCCTCCAGAAGCCCGAGCTCGGCAGCATAGGCTCGCCCGACTGGCTCGGCTGGGACGGCCAGGGGCGCAGCGTCTACGCGCGTCTGATCTACGGCACCCGCGCCTCGCTGATCGTCGCCGTCTGCGTCACCCTGATCGTCACCCTCGTGGGCGGGCTGACGGGGATGATCTCGGGCTACTTCGGCGGCCTGACCGACGCGATCATCTCCCGGATCACCGACGTCTTCTTCGGCATCCCCTTCCTGCTCGGCTCGATGGTCGTCCTCCAGGCGTTCACCAACCGCACCGTGTGGACCGTCGTCTTCGCCCTGGCCTTCCTGGGCTGGACGCAGATCACCCGCGTCATGCGCGGCGCGGTCATCACCGTCAAGCAGGCCGACTACGTGCACGCCGCGAAGGCCCTGGGCGCCGGTACCCCCCGGATCATGCTCCGGCACATCCTGCCGAACGCCATGGCGCCGGTGATCGTGGTCTCCACGATCGCGCTGGGTGGCTACATCGCGGCCGAGGCGACCCTGTCCTACCTGGGTCTGGGTCTCGCGTCGCCGTCCATCTCGTGGGGCGTGGACATCTCCGCCGGTTCCGATCAGATCCGGGTGGCCAAGCACATCCTGATCTACCCCTCGATCATGCTCAGCATCACCGTCCTCGCGTTCATCATGCTCGGCGAAGCGGTCCGCAACGCCCTCGACCCCAAGCTGCGCTGAGGAGGGCGTAAGTGATCACCATGGACAACACCTCCAGCGTTCCCTCTCCGCGTGACGGGGACCCGCAGACGCCGCTCCTCGAAGTGCGCGACCTGCACGTCGAGTTCCACACCCGTGACGGTGTGGCCAAGGCCGTCAACGGCGTCAACTACAGCGTGAGCGCCGGCGAGACCCTCGCCGTACTCGGCGAGTCGGGCTCCGGCAAGTCGGTCACCGCCCAGGCCATCATGGGCATCCTCGACATGCCTCCCGGCAAGATCCCGCAGGGCGAGATCTTCTTCCGCGGCCAGGACATGCTCAAGATGAGCTTCGAAGAGCGGCGCAAGCTCCGCGGCCGGAAGATCGCCATGATCTTCCAGGACGCGCTCTCGTCCCTCAACCCGGTGCTCACCGTCGGCTACCAGCTGGGCGAGATGTTCCGCGTCCATCAGGGCCTGTCGAAGAAGGAAGCCCGGCTCAAGGCCATCGAGCTGATGGACAAGGTGAAGATCCCGGCTGCCAAGCAGCGCGTGGACGATTACCCGCACCACTTCTCCGGTGGCATGCGCCAGCGCATCATGATCGCCATGGCGATCGCGCTGGAGCCGGACCTGATCATCGCCGACGAGCCGACCACGGCCCTGGACGTCACCGTCCAGGCCCAGGTCATGGACCTCCTCGCGGAGCTCCAGCGCGAGCTCAACATGGGTCTGATCCTGATCACCCACGACCTCGGCGTCGTCGCCGACGTCGCGGACAAGATCGCCGTCATGTACGCCGGCCGGATCGTCGAGACCGCTCCGGTCCACGAGATCTACAAGCGCCCGGCGCACCCCTACACCCGCGGCCTGCTCGACTCGATCCCGCGCCTGGACCAGAAGGGCCAGGAGCTCTTCGCGATCAAGGGTCTGCCGCCGAACCTGCTGCGCCTGCCCACGGGCTGCTCGTTCAGCCCGCGCTGCGTCGCCGCGCAGGACATCTGCCGGTCGGAGGTCCCCGCGCTCCAGCCCGTCAGCGAGCAGGACGGCACCGAACTGGCCGGCCGTCACAGCGCGTGCCACTTCTGGAAGGAGCAGATCCATGGCTGAGCTCACCAAGAACGCCCCCGAGCGTGGCGAGCCGATCCTCCAGGTCCGCAACCTGGTCAAGCACTTCCCGCTGACCCAGGGCATCCTGTTCAAGAAGCAGGTCGGTGCGGTCAAGGCGGTCGACGGGATCTCCTTCGACCTGTACCAGGGCGAGACCCTCGGCATCGTCGGCGAGTCCGGCTGTGGCAAGTCCACCGTCGCCAAGCTGCTGATGAACCTGGAGCGCGCCACCGCCGGCGAGGTCTTCTACAAGGGCCAGGACATCACCAAGCTGTCCGGCCGCGCCCTGAAGGCCGTCCGCCGCAACATCCAGATGGTGTTCCAGGACCCGTACACCTCGCTGAACCCGCGCATGACGGTCGGCGACATCATCGGCGAGACCTACGACATCCACCCCGAGGTGGCCCCCAAGGGCGACCGGCGCCGCAAGGTGCAGGAGCTCCTGGACGTCGTCGGTCTCAACCCGGAGTACATCAACCGGTACCCGCACCAGTTCTCCGGCGGCCAGCGCCAGCGCATCGGCATCGCCCGCGGCCTCGCGCTCAACCCGGAGATCATCATCTGCGACGAGCCGGTCTCCGCGCTCGACGTGTCGGTGCAGGCCCAGGTCATCAACCTGATGGAGAACCTGCAGGAGGAGTTCAACCTCTCCTACATCTTCATCGCGCACGACCTCTCCATCGTCCGGCACATCTCGGACCGCGTCGGCGTCATGTACCTCGGCAAGATGGCCGAGATCGGTACGGACGAGCAGATCTACGAGCACCCGACGCACCCGTACACGCAGGCGCTGCTCTCCGCCGTGCCGGTGCCGGACCCCGAGGCCCGCGCGCACCGCGACCGGATCATCCTCACCGGTGACGTACCCTCCCCGGCCAACCCGCCGTCGGGCTGCCGCTTCCGCACCCGCTGCTGGAAGGCCGAGGAGAAGTGCTCCGTGGAGGAGCCGCTGCTCGCGATCCCGGAGCGCTTCCAGGGCGTCAAGTCGCCGGCCGCGCACGAGTCGGCCTGCCACTTCGCCGAGGAGAAGGCCGTCCTGGCCGTCTGATCTCCCGCGGACACGCACCGAAGGCGCCCGGTACCGGATCTCTCCGGCACCGGGCGCCTTCGCGTCCGCCGGCGGCACAAAGCCGGTTGCGGCCCCGCCCGGTGCCGTCCCAGAGTGGTCCGATGAGCGACCTCCTGACCGTACGTCCCGCCGGGCCCTCGGACGCCGGTGACATCTGCGGTCTCCTCAACGCCGTCGACCTCATCGAGATCGGCCGCCCCGAGACCGACCTCGCCGCCGTCGAGGCCGACCTGCACCATCCCGACGTCGATCTCGCACGGGACTCCTGGCTCGCCTTCGAGGGCGGCCGGCTCGTCGCTTACGCCCTGGTGTGGGCCGACTCGGGCCCCGGCCGCGTCGACTCCGAGCACTACGTCCTGCCCGGCCACCGCACGGCCGCCGTCCGGTTGCTGGAGCGGATGGAGATCCGGGCCCGCGAGCTCGCCGCCGGCGCGCCCGGCGCCTGGCTGCGACTCCAGCTCAACGTCGAGCCCACCCTCGACGCCGACCTGCTGCCCGGCCGCGGCTACCGGACCGTGCGCCGCTACCAGGTGATGACCCGCACCCTGGAGCCGGACCGGGCGGCGCCGGCCCCGCCCGCCGGGCTGACCCTGCGCCCCTGCGACGGGGACGAGGCCGAGCGCCGCCGCGCCCACGCCCTGATCGAGGAGAGCTTCGCCGAGCACTTCGGCCACGTGGAGCGCCCCTACGGGCCCTGGCTGGACCACATCGACGGCCGCGGCCTCGACTGGTCACTGGTGTGGATCGCGAGCCTGCCCGCGCTGGGCGACGTAGGGGTCCTGCTGACCCGCGACGACCGCACCAGCATGGGATGGCTCAGCCACCTCGGCGTCGTCAGGGCCGCGCGCGGCCGGGGGGTCGGCGGTTTCCTGCTGCGCCACGGGTTCGCCGCCTACGCGGCGCGCGGCCGCTCCACGGTGGGCCTCGGCGTGGACACGGCCAACGTAACCGGCGCACTCGCGCTGTACGAGGCGCACGGCATGACGATGCACTACGCGGTGAACACCTGGGAGGTCGCTTTGCACTCGCAGGGGTGACAGGCGGGGGACGCGAGGGTGCAATCGGTCCAACCAGGAGTGTGCGGGACCCCACATAGGGTGACATTGGGCCCTAAGTGAGTCTTGGGATCCCAGTAGGAGGCACTCCATGCGCGGAGCCACCCACGCCAAGTGGGCCGCATGCGCGGCGGCCGTCGTCCTGGCGGCGACGGCCTGCGGCGGCGGCGGAAGCGACAGCGGCGGGGGCGGTGGCGAGGGAATCATCAGTTCCTCGTGGGGTGACCCGCAGAACCCGCTGGAGCCCGCCAACACCAACGAGGTCCAGGGCGGCAAGGTCCTCGACATGCTCTTCCGGGGTCTGAAGCGGTACGACCCGAAGACCGGCGAGGCCAACAACATGCTCGCCGAGAAGATCGAGACCACCGACAGCCAGAACTTCACGATCACGCTGAAGGACGGCTGGAAGTTCAGCAACGACGAGCCGGTCACCGCCCAGTCGTTCGTGGACGCCTGGAACTACGGCGCGGACGTCAGCAAGAAGCAGAACAACTCGCCGTTCTTCTCCGACATCGTCGGCTACGCGGACGTGCACCCCGCGTCGGGCGACCCCAAGTCCAAGACGATGTCCGGCCTGGTCGTCAAGGACCCCAAGACCTTCACGGTCGCGCTCAAGGAGAAGTTCTCCACCTGGCCCGAGACCCTCGGCTACCAGGCGTTCTCCCCGCTGCCCAAGTCCTTCTTCACCGACCACGAGGGCTGGCTGAAGAAGCCCGTCGGCAACGGCCCGTACACGGTGGACTCGTACACCAAGGGCACCGGCATGAAGCTGCGCAAGTGGGACGGCTACACGGGCGAGGACAAGGCGGTCAACGGCGGCGTGGACCTGAAGGTCTACACCGACAACAACACCGCCTACACCGACCTGATCTCCGGCAACCTCGACCTCGTCGACGACATCCCGGCGCAGCAGCTCAAGAACGTCAAGAACGACCTGGGCGACCGCTACATCAACCAGCCGGCCCTGATCATCCAGACCCTCACCTTCCCGCTCTACGACCCCCAGTGGAGCAAGGAGGGCATGGAGAAGGTCCGCATCGGCATCTCGATGGCGATCAACCGCGACGAGATCACCAAGCAGATCTTCAAGGAGACCCGCACCCCGGCCAAGGACTGGACCTCCCCGGCCCTCGGAGACAAGGGCGGCTTCTCCACCACCGCCTGCGGCGAGGCCTGCTCCTTCAACCCCGCCGAGGCCAAGAAGCTCATCCAGTCGGGCGGCGGACTGCCCGGCGGCAAGGTCACGCTGACGTCCAACGTGGACACCGGCTCGCACCGTGAGTGGATGGACGCCGTCTGCAACAGCATCAACAACGCACTGGGCGAAGGACCGGTCTGCACGGTCAACCCGATCGGCACGTTCGCGGACTTCCGCAACCAGCAGAGCTCCTTCAAGCTGACCGGCCCCTTCCGGTCCGGCTGGCAGGCCGACTACCCGCTGATCCAGAACTTCCTGGAGCCGCTGTACTACACCGGCGCCTCCTCGAACTACGGCAAGTTCAGCAACCCGGAGTTCGACAGGCTCGTCGACGAGGCCAACCGGGAGAGCGACGCGGCCAAGGCGACGGCCAAGTTCCGGGAGGCGGAGAAGATCCTCGCCGCCCAGATGCCGTCGATCCCGCTCTGGTACCAGAACGGCAGCGCCGGCCACTCGGAGCGGATCTCCGACGTGGCGCTCAACCAGTTCAGCGTGCCCGTCTACGACCAGATCAAGGTCAGCTGACCCGCCTACGGATCGATCCTGGAGCAGTCCATGGGACGTTATGTGATCCGGCGACTGCTCCAGATGATCCCCGTGTTCATCGGCAGCACGTTCCTGATCTTCTTCATGGTGTACGCGCTCGGTGACCCGGTCGCCGCCCTCTTCGGCGACAAGGCCCCCGACCCCGCCACCGCCGCCCGCATCCGCAAGGACCTCTACCTCGACCGCCCGCTGTGGGAGCAGTACCTGCACTACATGGGCCAGATCTTCCAGGGCGACTTCGGCACGGCCTTCAACGGCCAGAAGGTCACCGAGCTCATGGCCACCGCCTTCCCGGTGACGCTGCGCCTGACCATCGTCGCGATCGTCATCGAGATCGTCGTCGGCATCACCCTCGGCGTGATCAGCGGCCTGCACCGCGGCAAGTCCGTCGACACCAGCCTGCTGGTGCTCACCCTGGTCGTGATCTCGGTGCCGACCTTCGTGACGGGCTACCTGCTGCAGTTCGTCCTCGGCGTCAAATGGGGCTGGGTACGGCCCACGGTCTCCCCGGACGCCCCCTTCAACGAACTGATCCTGCCCGGCATCGTCCTCGCACTGGTCTCCCTCGCCTACGTCACCCGGCTCAGCCGGACCTCGATCGCCGAGAACGTCAAGGCCGACTACGTCCGCACCGCCGTCGCCAAAGGCCTGCCCCGGCGCCGGGTCATCACCCGCCACCTGCTGCGCAACTCGCTGATCCCCGTCGTCACCTTCATCGGCACCGACATCGGCGCCCTGATGGGCGGCGCCATCGTCACCGAGCGGATCTTCAACATCCACGGCGTCGGCTACCAGCTCTACCAGGGCATCCTGCGCAACAACTCCCCGACGGTGGTCGGCTTCGTGACCATCCTCGTCATCGTCTTCCTGCTGGCGAACCTGCTCGTCGACCTGCTCTACGCGGTCCTGGACCCGAGGATCCGTTATGCCTGAGCCCGAGCGACCCGCCTTCGATCCACTGAGCCCCGCCGCCCACGAGTCCATCGCCCCCACCGGCCAGGGAGGGGCCATGGATCTCGCCCTGGAGGAGGCCGAGAGCCTGGAGAAGGAGCTCGGGGGAGGACCCGCGGGACCGCAGGAGAAGGCGCGGTCGCTGTGGTCCGACGCCTGGCACCAGCTGCGCCGCAACCCCGTCTTCATCGTCAGCAGCCTGCTGATCCTCTTCCTGGTCGTCATCGCGATCTGGCCCCAGCTCATCGCGAGCGGCGACCCCCTCAAGTGCGACCTGTCCAAATCGCAGCAGGGCTCCTCCCCGGGCCACCCCTTCGGCTACGACACCCAGGGCTGCGACGTGTACACCCGTACCGTCTACGGGGCCCGCGCTTCCATCACCGTGGGCGTCTGCGCCACCCTCGGGGCGGCCCTCCTCGGCTCGGCGCTCGGCGGACTCGCCGGGTTCTTCGGCGGCTGGGCCGACTCGCTGCTCTCCCGGGTCGCCGACATCTTCTTCGGCATCCCCGTGGTCCTCGGCGGCCTGGTCTTCCTGTCCGTGGTCACCAGCACCACCGTCTGGCCCGTCGTCGGCTTCATCGTGCTGCTCGGCTGGCCGCAACTGGCCCGCATCGCCCGCGGCTCGGTCATCACCGCCAAACAGAACGACTACGTCCAGGCCGCCCGGGCGCTCGGCGCCGGCAACGGCCGGATGCTGCTGCGGCACGTGGCGCCCAACGCGATCGCGCCCGTCATCGTCGTCGCCACCATCGCCCTGGGCACGTACATCGCCCTGGAGGCGACCCTGTCCTTCCTCGGCGTGGGCCTGCGCCCGCCGACCGTCTCCTGGGGCATCGACATCTCCAACGCCGCCTCCCAGATCCGCAACGCCCCGCACATGCTGCTCTATCCGGCCGGCGCGCTCAGCGTGACCGTGCTCGCGTTCATCATGCTCGGCGACGCGGTGCGCGACGCCCTCGACCCCAAGCTGCGCTGAGGAGCCCCGTACATGCTGCTCGAAGTGCGCGATCTGCACGTGGAATTCAAGACGCGGGACGGAGTCGCGAAGGCCGTCAACGGAGTCAACTACTCGGTGGCCGAGGGCGAGACCCTCGCCGTGCTCGGCGAGTCCGGCTCGGGCAAGTCGGTCACCGCGCAAGCCGTCATGGGCATCCTCGACATGCCGCCGGGCCGCATCGCGGGCGGCGAGATCCTCTTCAAGGGCCAGGACCTGCTGAAGATGAAGGAGGAGGAGCGCCGGAAGATCCGCGGGGCCGGGATGGCCATGATCTTCCAGGACGCGCTGTCCTCCCTCAACCCCGTACTGAGCGTGGGCGCACAGCTCGGCGAGATGTACGAGGTCCACCGCGGGATGTCCCGCAAGGAGGCCCGGGCCAAAGCGGTCGAGCTGATGGACCGGGTGAAGATCCCGGCGGCGAAGGAGCGGGTGGGGGACTACCCGCACCAGTTCTCCGGCGGCATGCGCCAGCGCATCATGATCGCCATGGCCATGGCGCTCGAGCCCTCGCTCATCATCGCCGACGAGCCGACCACGGCCCTGGACGTCACCGTCCAGGCCCAGGTCATGGACCTCCTCGCCGAGCTCCAGCGCGAGCTCAACATGGGTCTGATCCTGATCACCCACGACCTCGGCGTCGTCGCCGACGTGGCCGACAAGATCGCCGTCATGTACGCCGGCCGGATCGTGGAGTCCGCACCCGTCCACGAGATCTACCGGAACCCGGCCCACCCCTACACCCGCGGCCTGCTCGACTCGATCCCGCGCCTGGACCAGAAGGGCCAGGAGCTGTACGCCATCAAGGGCCTGCCGCCCAACCTGCTGGCCATCCCGCCGGGCTGCGCCTTCAACCCGCGCTGCCCGATGGCCCGGGACGTCTGCCGCACCGACGTACCGCCGCTGGCCGAGGTCGGACCGGACCGCGCCAGCGCCTGCTTCTTCTGGAAGGAGTGCCTCGGTGGCTGAGTCCATCCTGGAGGTCAGGGACCTGGTCAAGCACTACCCGCTGACCCAGGGCATCCTCTTCAAGAAGCAGGTCGGCGCCGTCAGGGCCGTCGACGGGGTCTCCTTCGACCTGCGGGCCGGCGAGACCCTCGGCATCGTCGGGGAGTCGGGCTGCGGCAAGTCCACCGTGGCCAAGATGCTGGTCAACCTGGAACGCCCCACGGCGGGGGCCATCAGGTACAAGGGCGAGGACCTCGCCAGACTGTCCGGCAAGGCCCTCAAGTCCGTCCGCCGCAACATCCAGATGGTGTTCCAGGACCCGTACACCTCGCTGAACCCGCGGATGACGGTCGGCGACATCATCGGCGAGCCCTACGAGATCCACCCCGAGGTGGCTCCGAAGGGCGACCGGCGCCGCAAGGTCCAGGAGCTCCTGGACGTGGTCGGTCTCAACCCGGAGTACATCAACCGGTACCCGCACCAGTTCTCCGGCGGCCAGCGCCAGCGCATCGGCATCGCCCGCGGCCTCGCCCTCCAGCCCGAGATCATCGTGGCCGACGAGCCGGTCTCCGCGCTCGACGTCTCCGTCCAGGCCCAGGTGGTCAACCTCC carries:
- a CDS encoding ABC transporter permease encodes the protein MPEPERPAFDPLSPAAHESIAPTGQGGAMDLALEEAESLEKELGGGPAGPQEKARSLWSDAWHQLRRNPVFIVSSLLILFLVVIAIWPQLIASGDPLKCDLSKSQQGSSPGHPFGYDTQGCDVYTRTVYGARASITVGVCATLGAALLGSALGGLAGFFGGWADSLLSRVADIFFGIPVVLGGLVFLSVVTSTTVWPVVGFIVLLGWPQLARIARGSVITAKQNDYVQAARALGAGNGRMLLRHVAPNAIAPVIVVATIALGTYIALEATLSFLGVGLRPPTVSWGIDISNAASQIRNAPHMLLYPAGALSVTVLAFIMLGDAVRDALDPKLR
- a CDS encoding ABC transporter ATP-binding protein, whose translation is MLLEVRDLHVEFKTRDGVAKAVNGVNYSVAEGETLAVLGESGSGKSVTAQAVMGILDMPPGRIAGGEILFKGQDLLKMKEEERRKIRGAGMAMIFQDALSSLNPVLSVGAQLGEMYEVHRGMSRKEARAKAVELMDRVKIPAAKERVGDYPHQFSGGMRQRIMIAMAMALEPSLIIADEPTTALDVTVQAQVMDLLAELQRELNMGLILITHDLGVVADVADKIAVMYAGRIVESAPVHEIYRNPAHPYTRGLLDSIPRLDQKGQELYAIKGLPPNLLAIPPGCAFNPRCPMARDVCRTDVPPLAEVGPDRASACFFWKECLGG
- a CDS encoding ABC transporter ATP-binding protein; translated protein: MAESILEVRDLVKHYPLTQGILFKKQVGAVRAVDGVSFDLRAGETLGIVGESGCGKSTVAKMLVNLERPTAGAIRYKGEDLARLSGKALKSVRRNIQMVFQDPYTSLNPRMTVGDIIGEPYEIHPEVAPKGDRRRKVQELLDVVGLNPEYINRYPHQFSGGQRQRIGIARGLALQPEIIVADEPVSALDVSVQAQVVNLLERLQNEFNLSYVFIAHDLSIVRHISDRVGVMYLGRIVEIGTDTQIYDHPTHPYTQALLSAVPVPDPAARAGRDRIILSGDVPSPANPPSGCRFRTRCWKAEARCTTEVPLLEIPAFLPGGPAAHPSACHFASERQVVPPSDTPPPTPPPATPPGPLTKE